One segment of Gopherus flavomarginatus isolate rGopFla2 chromosome 8, rGopFla2.mat.asm, whole genome shotgun sequence DNA contains the following:
- the PCOLCE2 gene encoding LOW QUALITY PROTEIN: procollagen C-endopeptidase enhancer 2 (The sequence of the model RefSeq protein was modified relative to this genomic sequence to represent the inferred CDS: deleted 1 base in 1 codon): MPGKLLQGDRAERLPSLQPAFKSPHTRAAAPHRRAGAPAMRPAACSWGLGLLLAAAQLSRQQPPQQRPAFTCGGILSGESGFIGSEGFPGVYPPNSKCTWKITVPEGKVVVLSFRYIDLESDNLCRYDFVDVYNGHANGQRLGRFCGTFKPGALVANGNKMLVQMISDANTAGNGFIAMFSAAEPNERGDQYCGGRLDKPSGSFKTPNWPDRDYPAGVTCSWHIVAPKNQVIELKFEKFDVERDNYCRYDFVAVFNGGEINDAKRIGKYCGDSPPAPIISERNELLIQFLSDLSLTADGFIGHYKFRAKKLPTTTAPATTTPPATATLKPTVALCQQKCRRNGTLESNYCSSNFVITGTVITAVPRGGSLHATISIINVYKEGNLAIQQAGKNMSAKIVVVCKQCPLIRRGLNYIIMGQLEEDGRGKVLPNNFIMSFKTKNQKILNTLKNKRC; the protein is encoded by the exons ATGCCAGGGAAACTCCTCCAGGGGGACCGCGCGGAGAGGCTGCCGAGCCTGCAACCTGCCTTTAAAAGC CCCCACACGAGAGCCGCCGCTCCGCACAGGCGAGCCGGGGCGCCTGCCATGAGGCCAGCCGCGTGctcctggggcctggggctcctgctggcCGCCGCTCAGCTCTCCCGCCAGCAGCCGCCGCAACAGAG GCCTGCTTTTACATGTGGAGGAATTCTGTCTGGAGAGTCAGGGTTTATTGGGAGTGAAGGATTCCCTGGAGTTTACCCTCCAAACAGCAAATGTACTTGGAAAATCACA GTGCCTGAAGGAAAGGTGGTAGTTCTGTCTTTTAGATACATAGACTTGGAAAGTGACAACTTGTGCAGATATGactttgtggatgtttacaaTGGTCATGCCAATGGACAACGCCTGGGCAGGTTCTGTGGTACTTTCAAACCAGGTGCCCTTGTGGCCAATGGCAATAAGATGTTGGTACAAATGATTTCAGATGCGAACACAGCGGGAAATGGATTCATTGCTATGTTTTCTGCAGCAGAGCCAAATGAAAGAG GGGATCAGTACTGTGGTGGACGACTAGACAAGCCTTCTGGGTCCTTCAAAACTCCTAATTGGCCAGATCGAGATTACCCAGCAGGAGTCACTTGCTCGTGGCATATTGTAGCCCCAAAGAATCAG GTCATAGAGTTAAAGTTTGAGAAGTTTGATGTGGAGAGAGATAACTACTGCAGATATGATTTTGTGGCAGTATTTAATGGTGGGGAAATCAATGATGCTAAAAGAATTGGGAAATACTGTGGAGATAGTCCACCTGC GCCCATTATATCCGAACGAAACGAGTTGCTCATTCAGTTCTTGTCTGATTTAAGTTTAACTGCTGATGGCTTTATTGGTCACTATAAATTCAGAGCCAAAAAGTTAcccacaaccacagctccagctacGACCACTCCCCCTGCAACAGCAA CTTTGAAACCTACAGTTGCCCTCTGCCAGCAAAAATGTAGAAGGAATGGGACTCTTGAGAGCAATTACTGTTCAAGTAACTTTG TAATAACAGGAACTGTTATCACAGCGGTCCCGCGGGGCGGTAGCTTACATGCAACAATATCAATCATAAATGTATATAAGGAAGGAAATTTAGCAATCCAGCAAGCAGGCAAGAATATGAGTGCCAAGATCGTTGTTGTTTGTAAGCAGTGCCCTCTCATCAGGAGAG